One genomic segment of Amycolatopsis sp. Hca4 includes these proteins:
- a CDS encoding VOC family protein, with protein sequence MSEQYASVRYIVDDVQAALAFYTTHLGFTVRMSAAPAFADVTRGPLRLLLSGPASSGARATPAGSAAAGRNRIHLVVADLDAEITRLAEAGVAFRSEAVSGPGGRQVLLADPAGNLVELFQPAH encoded by the coding sequence ATGAGTGAGCAGTACGCCAGCGTCCGGTACATCGTCGACGACGTCCAGGCCGCCCTCGCCTTCTACACGACCCACCTGGGCTTCACGGTCCGGATGAGCGCGGCACCGGCGTTCGCCGACGTCACCCGCGGCCCGCTGCGCCTGCTGCTGTCCGGTCCGGCGAGCTCCGGCGCCCGCGCCACCCCGGCCGGTTCCGCCGCCGCCGGGCGCAACCGCATCCACCTCGTCGTCGCCGACCTCGACGCCGAGATCACGCGGCTGGCCGAGGCCGGGGTGGCCTTCCGCAGCGAGGCGGTGTCCGGCCCGGGCGGGCGGCAGGTGCTGCTGGCCGACCCCGCCGGAAACCTCGTGGAGCTGTTCCAGCCCGCGCACTAG
- a CDS encoding ArsR family transcriptional regulator yields MATEPPAFVRLAAHPLRWSLLTALAGGDLRVRELVAQVGEPQNLVSYHLRLLRGGGLVTATRSTFDGRDSYYHLDLDRCASALAETGAALHPALRPEPPPPGRVAVLFLCTGNSARSPIAEALLRRRTAGRVAVASAGSHPRAALHPGAVRVLAGEFGIDVTGQRPRHLDSVAGRRFDHVITVCDKVREVCPEFPHHPRRRHWSVPDPTADSMAATASELDTRIRHLLPELVPGKEARS; encoded by the coding sequence ATGGCCACCGAGCCGCCCGCCTTCGTCCGTCTCGCCGCCCACCCGCTGCGGTGGTCGCTGCTCACCGCGCTCGCCGGCGGCGACCTGCGGGTCCGGGAGCTGGTGGCGCAGGTCGGCGAGCCGCAGAACCTGGTCTCCTACCACCTGCGACTGCTTCGCGGCGGCGGGCTCGTGACGGCCACCCGCAGCACCTTCGACGGCCGCGACAGCTACTACCACCTGGATCTCGACCGTTGCGCGAGCGCGCTCGCCGAGACCGGCGCGGCCCTGCACCCCGCCCTGCGCCCGGAACCCCCGCCGCCCGGGCGGGTCGCCGTGCTGTTCCTCTGCACCGGCAACAGCGCCCGCTCCCCGATCGCCGAAGCCCTGCTGCGCCGCAGAACGGCCGGGCGGGTGGCGGTGGCGAGCGCGGGCAGCCACCCGAGGGCCGCCCTGCACCCCGGCGCGGTCCGGGTGCTGGCCGGCGAGTTCGGCATCGACGTCACCGGGCAGCGGCCACGGCACCTGGACAGCGTCGCCGGACGGCGGTTCGACCACGTCATCACGGTGTGCGACAAGGTCCGCGAGGTCTGCCCCGAGTTCCCGCACCACCCGCGCCGCCGCCACTGGAGCGTCCCCGACCCGACAGCGGACTCCATGGCCGCGACGGCTTCGGAGCTCGACACGCGCATCCGGCACCTGCTGCCGGAACTGGTACCCGGCAAGGAGGCCCGGTCATGA
- a CDS encoding MFS transporter has product MVTTRSAFAVRGFRLLWLAGLLSVVGDQLARVALSILVFQRTGSAALSAATYALSMLPALVSGALLSWLADRYPRRRVMVACDVVRAGLVAVMAVPAVPLPLLAVLLVLVQLAEAPFSAAQGAVLPELLGGRYEAGQTVQQVTTQLCLVLGFAAAAFVVTGVGAHSALAVDAATFAASALLIRAGLGRHPPPAGAEREVTGWRRLAAGAVAVGRDRTLGTLVWLGWLALFTVVPEGLAVPFAHQAGVGTEWTGVLLAAEPAGAVAGALLLRRVARPVRVRALGVLAVGTSAPLVAFWGRPTLGTALALLFVSGLCSAYQVTAGATFVQLSPPRLRGRTLGFARTGMIAGQGLGIVAGGVLAQLVGPATAIAWAGTAGALVALAAAAAWARRRPDAVSAALPAES; this is encoded by the coding sequence ATGGTGACCACGCGTTCCGCGTTCGCGGTACGCGGGTTCCGCCTGCTCTGGCTGGCCGGCCTGCTTTCGGTGGTGGGGGACCAGCTGGCCAGGGTCGCCTTGTCGATACTCGTCTTCCAGCGCACCGGCTCCGCCGCGCTGAGCGCCGCGACCTACGCCCTGTCGATGCTGCCCGCGCTGGTTTCCGGCGCGCTGCTGTCGTGGCTGGCCGACCGGTACCCGCGCCGCCGGGTGATGGTCGCCTGTGACGTGGTCCGGGCCGGCCTGGTCGCGGTGATGGCCGTGCCCGCGGTGCCGCTGCCGTTGCTGGCCGTGCTGCTCGTGCTGGTGCAGCTGGCCGAAGCCCCGTTCTCGGCCGCGCAGGGCGCCGTCCTGCCCGAGCTGCTCGGCGGCCGTTACGAGGCCGGCCAGACCGTCCAGCAGGTCACGACGCAGCTGTGCCTGGTGCTCGGGTTCGCCGCGGCCGCGTTCGTGGTCACCGGCGTCGGCGCGCACTCCGCGCTGGCCGTCGACGCCGCCACGTTCGCCGCCTCCGCCCTGCTGATCCGCGCCGGCCTCGGCCGTCACCCGCCGCCGGCCGGTGCCGAACGCGAGGTGACGGGGTGGCGGCGGCTCGCCGCGGGCGCCGTGGCCGTCGGCCGGGACCGGACGCTGGGCACGCTGGTGTGGCTGGGCTGGCTGGCGTTGTTCACCGTCGTCCCGGAGGGGCTCGCGGTCCCGTTCGCCCACCAGGCCGGGGTGGGGACCGAATGGACCGGGGTGCTGCTCGCCGCGGAACCGGCGGGCGCGGTCGCCGGCGCGCTGCTGCTGCGGCGGGTCGCGCGGCCGGTCCGGGTGCGCGCGCTCGGCGTGCTGGCCGTCGGGACGTCGGCGCCGCTCGTGGCCTTCTGGGGCCGCCCGACCCTCGGCACGGCCCTCGCGCTGCTGTTCGTGTCCGGCCTCTGCTCGGCCTACCAGGTCACCGCGGGCGCCACGTTCGTCCAGCTGTCCCCGCCGCGGCTGCGCGGGCGGACGCTGGGGTTCGCGCGGACCGGCATGATCGCCGGGCAGGGGCTCGGGATCGTGGCCGGCGGCGTGCTCGCGCAGCTGGTCGGCCCGGCGACGGCGATCGCCTGGGCGGGGACCGCGGGAGCCCTGGTGGCACTCGCCGCGGCCGCGGCCTGGGCACGCCGCCGTCCGGACGCCGTTTCGGCCGCGCTGCCGGCCGAGTCCTGA